The following nucleotide sequence is from Salinispirillum sp. LH 10-3-1.
GCAGAGCAAGAGGCGCTGAAATTGCTGGCGGAGGAGACCGAGCGCCTGCGTCGCCACGGCATGACCCAGGACGAGCTAGATACGGCATTTGCCATCATGATGGGTGAGTACAACAACCTGGCGCGTTTCTTGGCAGGGGCGACGTCGGACGTGCATGCCAATGTATTGCTCAGTCTGTTGAATCTGCAACTGCCGCCCACGACCTTCGAGGCGCTAAGTCGGGCTGAGCAAGCCCTGTTTGCCGAGTTAACGTTGGCCGACATCAACGCCTATATCGCCGCCGTGTTAGACCCTCCGAATCAGGTCGTCGCGGCCTTTCTGACGGCGTCAGCGGCGGACCGGTTAGCGTGGCAGAAGCGTGATTTGCGCACCACAGTTGAGCACGCAAGGCAGACTGATTTACTGCCTCCGGCTGCGGTCATCGGAGCTACGGATGCACTGCCAGCGGCCAGCCAACCGGGTTGGATCACGGAGCAGAATGCGGATGTTGAGAACGGCCTAATCTATTGGCAACTCAGCAATGGGTTGACGGCGGTCATCTATCCTACCGACCTCGAACGCGACAAAGTCTATCTGCGCTTCATCGGCTTAGGTGGGCAGATGGCCATTGACCAAACACTGGTGCCAGCCGTCAATATGCTCAGCACCATCAGTGTGCAGCAGGGCGCACTTGGTCGGGATGGCGTGGATTTGGATGCCTTTATGCGCAGCAATGAAATCGGGCTGAATATGAATTTGGGTATATCGCGTTTTAGCTTGGAAGTCAGCGCTCCCAATGCCCAGCTCGACAGTGCCGTACTGCTGTTAACGGAGTTGCTGACCCGTGAGGGCGCAGACCCCGTGGTGCTGGCGAATCAGCAACAGCGCTTCGTCCAGTCGTACCGTAATCACGAACAGACGCCCACAGGACGCTTCAGTGGTGCTGTTGATGCTATGCTCTATGGTAACCAGACGCCATTTCGCCGCACCACAGCGGCTGATTTCGCTGCCGTAACAGAAGAGCAGATACTCGCTGCGCAGCAACTGCTCACCAGCAGCCAAACCGGCTACGTACTCTTTATCGTGGGTGACGTAGATACCGACGCGTTAGACCAGGCGCTGACGGCCCATCTGGCAGGTGTACCCTTGGCATCGCCCGACGCCGTGAGTTGGTCTAACGGTGCAGCGGAGTGGCAAAACGATAAGGTGGTGCACACCGACAATCCGAATGACCGGGCTGAAATTACACGCTATTACTCTACCCGTGCTGTGCCCTTTAGCTTAATGCACTATTCGGCCAACCGTGTACTGAATGAATTGCTCAGTACACGGCTGATGGAAGTGGTCCGGGAAGACAGTGGACTGGCCTACCACATCGAGGCGCGAACCCTGTGGTCGCTGCCCCAGCGTGAGCAACGCTTGAATTTTATCCATTTCAGTACCGATCCAGCGCGCCGCGACGAAGCAGAAAGTTTGGTGGATGAGGTATTAAGCACGCTGCGCACGCGACCCTTTACCACTCAAGAAGTGGCTGAAGCGCGCGCTCGCCTGGTCAACAGTGACCAGGATGTACGTAGTCGGAATCGTGGTTTATTGAACGAAATGGACTGGTTACTTAATTTTGATGAGCCTTTGTCCTATTTTGATAAGCCTGAGCGATATTACGGCGGTGTTACGGCGGAGCTGGTGAACAGTTTGGCCGTGCAATTCTATTTGGAGGCTGATCGCTTTACGGCCATTCACACCACCGAATAAGGCGTTGGTCGGTAGCCCTATGGGCTACCTGTCCCGCTATTTCGGAGCGCCTGCCACACCACCCTTTCCCCTGCGGCATTAATCTTTTGGCAATGCTCCTCATTGCCTGTGTTGTGCACACAAAGTGAATAACCACCTTGACGACCGTTGACCCCGAACGTATGTTTCAAACAACTGTTTGAATACGGTGTCAGATGCCTCTGTGGGCTGCTGACCCACTCATTGGATAAGATCAAGAGGTCTGTACCATGCCAACTTATAAAGCCCCTGTACGTGATATCGAATTTTTGCTTTACGACGTATATGACGCCGAAAGTCATTACCAAAAAATCGGTGCTGAAGACGCCAGTCGTGACATGCTGAGTGCCATCATTGCCGAAGGTGCGAAATTCTGCGAGCAAGTCATTGCCCCGCTGAACCAGAGTGGCGACCAAGAAGGTTGTACTTGGAGTGAAGACGGTGTTACCACGCCAACGGGCTTTAAAGAAGCCTACCAGCAGTACGTCGATAATGGCTGGGGCGCGTTGGCGAGCCCTGTTGAGCACGGTGGTCAAGGTCTGCCTGAGTCCGTAGGGCACATTATTTCAGAAATGGCCGGTACTGCTAACTGGTCATGGTCTATGTACCCTGGTCTGAGCCACGGCGCGCGTGCAACCATCGATTTGCACGGCACCGACGAGCAAAAAGAAGTGTATCTGACCAAGCTGGTGTCCGGTGAATGGACCGGTACCATGTGCTTGACCGAGCCGCATTGTGGTTCTGACTTGGGTATTCTGAAAACCAAGGCCGAAGAGAACGCCGACGGCAGCTATGCCATCACCGGCACCAAAATCTTTATCTCGGCTGGCGAGCACGACATGGCCGATAACATCGTCCATATCGTATTGGCGCGTTTGCCGGGTGCTCCAGAAGGTACGAAGGGTATTTCCTTGTTCATCGTGCCTAAGGTCCTGCCTGATGGTACGCGCAATGACGTTAAATGCGGTTCTATCGAACACAAAATGGGTATTCACGGCAACGCGACCTGTGTGATGAACTTTGACGGCGCGAAAGGTTTCTTGATTGGGCCGCCAAACAAAGGCCTGAACTGCATGTTCACCTTTATGAACTTCGCACGTATCGGCACCGCGATTCAGGGTGTTGCCTCGGCTGAATTGTCGTTCCAAGGCGCTCTGACGTACGCGAAAGACCGTCTGGCGATGCGTTCTTTGAGCGGCGTGAAAAACCCTGACGGCCCTGCGGACCCGATCATCGTGCACCCCGACGTACGTCGTATGCTGCTGACGCAGAAATCATTCGCTGAAGGCGGACGTGCGATGATCATGCACCTGTCGCAGTTGGTGGATATCGTGCATTCGGATGTTGACGCCGAAGAGAAGAAAATGGCCGACGATTTGCTGTCGTTCCTGACGCCCATCGCTAAAGCCTTCCTGACCGAAGCCGGTCTGGAAGCGGCTAACTTGGGCGTGCAGGTATATGGTGGTCACGGCTACATTCAAGAGTGGGGCATGGAGCAGATCGTACGGGATGCGCGCATCTCGACCATCTATGAAGGCACCACGGGCATTCAGTCCCTCGACCTGTTGGGTCGTAAGGTGCTAATGACCCAGGGCGGCATGCTGAAGAACTTCACGAAAATCATCCATAAGTTCTGCAAAGAGCACGATGGCGCCAAAGGCATTAAGCCGATGGTGAAAACGTTGGCTACTCTTAACAAAGATTGGGGCGACGTGACCATGAAGTTGGGCATGAAGGCGATGATGAACAAAGAAGAAGTCGGCGGCGCTGCCTACGATTACTTGATGTACTCTGGTTACATCACGCTGGGTTACTACTGGGCACGCATGGCGATGGAAGCGCAAAACAAGATCGCAGCGGGCGACAAAGACGGCTTCTACAAAGCCAAGCTGGACACCGCACGTTTCTACTTCGACCGCATTCTGCCTCGCGCCGAAGGCCACAAACTGGCCATGCTGAACGGCTTGGATACGCTGATGGCGATGTCAGAAGAAGAGTTCCAGTACCTCTGATATTGATATATCGGGATTGAAAAAGGTCAGGGCCGGTGTACGACCGGACGGCGGCATCCGAGCCAGCATGGACAAATTCGTCAGGAACGAATTTGCACGACCGAAGGGAGCCCGAAGGGTCAGGCGCATGGATGCGTCTGATAAGCTTTTACGGCGTTCCCCATAACCCGACTCCGCTTCCTGTCACCGGCATACAACTAGGCATATAATAATTCGAGAGAGGAAACGTCATGACCGACTACCGCGCCCCGCTAGAAGATATGCGCTTCTTGTTGCATAGCGTATTTAACTTGCCTGAACAGTGGGCTGCCATGCCTGCGCTGAACGAAATGAGCGGCGACTTGGCCGACGCCATTCTGGAAGAAGGTGCCAAACTGTGTGAGCAAGTGCTTGCACCCCTGAATCGCAGTGGCGATGAAGAAGGCTGCACCTGGAGCGCCGAAGGTGTTACCACGCCCAGCGGCTTCAAAGAAGCGTATCAAACGCTGGCGGAATCGGGCTGGGTTGGGCTGGGCGGCGTTACCGAATACGGCGGCCAAGGCGCGCCTAAAGGCCTCACCGTCTTGTTTGAAGAAATGCAGTACTCTGCTAACTCTTCGCTCACCCTCTACAACGTACTGACCGCTGGCGCGTGCTTGAGCTTGGCAAGCCACGGCTCAGACGAACTGAAAGAAACCTATCTGCCACCCATGTACGAAGGCCGCTGGTCGGGCTCCATGTGCCTCACCGAACCGCACGCCGGTACCGACTTGGGCATGATCCGTACTAAAGCCGAACCGCAAGCAGACGGCAGTTACGCGGTTTCAGGCACCAAGATTTTCATCACCGGTGGTGAGCATGACCTCACCGAAAACATCATCCACCTCGTACTGGCTAAATTGCCCGACGCCCCGGATGGTCCCAAAGGCATCAGCCTGTTTGTCGTACCTAAAGTGCTGGTCAATGCCGACGGTTCTTTGGGTGAGCGCAATGGCGTTACCTGCGGTTCTATCGAGCACAAAATGGGCATCAAAGGCAGCGCAACCTGCGTGATAAACTTTGACGGCGCGACCGGCTACTTGGTCGGCGAAGCCAACAAAGGCCTGAACTACATGTTCACCATGATGAACTACGAGCGTTTGTCGATTGGCTTGCAGGGCACCGGGCAGGCCGAGTGGTCGTATCAGCAAGCACTTGCTTACGCCAAAGACCGCGTGCAGTCTAAAGCTGCGGATGCGAACTTGCGTACCGAAGGCCGCGCCGACCCGATCATCGTACACCCCGATGTGCGCCGTATGCTGATGATCCAGAAAGCCTACATCGAAGCGGGTCGCGCATTGGGCGTTTATCTGGGCGCACAGCTCGACACCGCTCGTTATCACCCCGACGACACCGTGCGCGCCAAGGCCGATGGCCGGGTCGCCTTGTTAACGCCACTGGGTAAAGCCTTTTTCACCGACCGTGGTTTAGAGTGCACAGTACTTGCCCAGCAAGTGTTCGGTGGACACGGCTATGTGCGTGAATGGGGCATGGAGCAAGCGGTACGCGACGTGCGTATCGCACAGATCTATGAAGGCACCAACGGCATTCAGGCCATGGACCTCATTGGTCGTAAAGTGCTGATGAACAAAGGCGAATGGCTGGCTGACTTCTTTGCCGACATTCGTACCGAACTGGCAGACGTCGACACTGCTTGGCAAGGGCAACGTACGCAAGTGTTTGATGTGATGGCCAAGCTGGAAGCGCAGGTACGGACCTGGGTTAACGCGGGCGAGCCGAATCTGGCAGGCACGCAAGCCTACAACGTACTCGAACTGCTCGGCTTAATCACCTACGGCTACCTGTGGTTGCGTATGGTTAATGCAGAAGGCGCAGATGCCTTGAAAGCACCGACTGCACAGTTCTACTTCGCGTGGTTGTGGCCACAAGTGGATACCCTGTTGCAGCGCTTACAGGCAGAATCGTCAGTACTGATGGACGTCGCCCTGTAACTGTAGGAGGCCAGCCCTCTGGCCGAACATGAGCGTGGTGGTACGCCATGCTCGTCATAACAAAAAAGCCCCTTTCGGGGCTTTTTTGTGGCCGCTATTCCTGCATAATCGCAAAATTCCGGACATCACCCCACGTCTTCGCACTATTATTAATGACCATCAATCTAAACATTACAAAACGGCCCCCTCGCCTCATATCCTTTTCGCTTGCTCAATCTCTCCACAAAGCCTAATAAAAACAACAAGATATGATGGTGCTAAAACGTGATAGTAGCCTCGGTGATCGTTTTGCCAGCAATCCCAATGGCAACCGACTTCAATCAAACGTTGACCATCACTGGCCTTCTGCCTACTTTGGCAGGAGTGTTCAAATTGAGATAGTAGCCTCAGGCAAACGGCATCGAAGGCTACGATATAAATGTTATGTGCGCGCGGCCTACTGGCAATATAGGGAAACTAGATGACTGATTATTCTGGCTCTTGCCTGTGTGGCAATACAAAATTTGAAGTGCAAGGGAAGCTCGATTGCTTTACACCAAATGACACGATTCCTGATATTTCTTCAAATCAAGACGGTCAGATCTGCTTGGGTTTTCCTCGTTGGTTCGGTCGTGCTGCTTTGTATCCTAACAATGCCTTCATACGGACGCGCAACAGCACCTGTAACTCACATCGAAATCGTGTTATCCAATGACGGTGAATTGTGCGTTTTTCGGCTCTCTAGGTAGGTGCAGTCAATGAATAAACTTTGTGAAAAGGGTTTGTTCAAGATACTGTCCGCAATGACACTAGTCTTCGGGCACTTGATCCCTTTCGGCGGACGTCAAGCCGGTCAATGCAGGTTGCAAGCGAGCCAAAAGATAAATGAGCACGTAGTCCGATGTGCTCGGTGAAGATAAGCGCCAGCGTATCACTGTTGTCATTTTAAGTTACTCAGGGTGATCATGATCGAGAAAATTTTCAGAAGCAGTCGGTTTCTTGTGCTGGTAGCAGTGGTCGCAAGCGCCGTGTCGTGCGTGCTTTTGTATGGCGTGTCGATCAACGTTCTGTGGAACATTGCCCTAAATGTTGTGCGTGACCTGCCTGCGTCAGGGGACGAGGGCAAGAGTCTTGCGGTCAGCCTTTTAAAGCTACTGGATCTTTTGCTGATCGCGATCACGTTTCAAATTATCACGGTGAGTCTGTATCGCTTGTTTATCCGTCCCATATCGGTCGATGAAAGCAAGTTTCTTGAAGCCCTTGATATCAAGAGCTTTCATGACCTGAAGGTCACGTTATCTCAAGTCGCTGTGGTAATCCTGATTGTTCTGTTTCTTGAACAAGCTGTGGAGACGGGCGCCAGTATCGAAACTTTGTACTTTGGCGCCGCCATTGGCATAGTGATTGTTGCTTCGGTATTCGCTTGGAAGAATATGAAGCACTGAGGTTACGTATTAGGCTCGCCAAGACTTGTCGGCTGAACAAGACTTGGCTTCACCGGTTAGGCCTCAAACCATCAGCTCATCACAAATCGATCACCAATACCTTGGACTTAGAACGCGAACAGCACGGTGTAAACTGGTCGTTCGCGGCGCGTTCGTCGTCGGTCAGGTAGCGGTCGCGGTGTTCCGGCGTGCCCTCCAATACTTTGGTGACGCAGGTTCCGCAGATGCCTTGTTCGCAAGAGGTCAGCAGGTCAATGTCGTTGTCGATCAACACGTCCGCGACGGTTTTGTCGGCGGGTATGGTGAACTTAACGCCGCTGCGCGCTAATTCCACTTCAAAGCTGCCGTCGCCACTGGTGTCGGCATCCACACCCACAAAGTATTCGGTGTGCAGTTGGCGTTTCGGCCAGCCTGCGGCTTCATAGGTGTTGATCACCGCATCGTTGAAGGCTTCCGGGCCACACACATAAATATGCACGGCGACTTCCGGTTTGGCGGCCATGGCGGCGAGGTCGATGCGTTTGCCGTCTGCCGTTTTGGTGAAGTGGAAGGTCACTTTGTCAGCAAAGGGCGCGGCTTTGAGATAGTCCACAAAGGCGGCGTTTTCGGGTGTGCTGGCCGAATAATGCAGTTCAAAGTCACCGCCATGTGCATGTATCTCTTCGGCCATGGCGAGGATTGGGGTAATGCCAATACCGCCCGCAAAAAGCACGCTGCGCTTGGCGTCGTGGTCCACGGCAAAATGGTTACGGGGCGCGCTGATCTGCAGATAATCCCCTTCTTTTACCTTGTCGTGCATGGCCACTGAACCACCGCGCGACTGGGGTTCACGTAGCACGGCGATTTGATAGCGTTGACGTTCGCTGGATGCGTTACTCAACGAATACTGCCGTAAGTGCTCGTCGTCGGCTTGCACATCGATGTGCGCGCCAGCGGTAAACGCTGGCAGTTCACGCCCGTGCGGGTCAACCAGCTCAAAACAAGCGATATCCGCTGCGGCTTGGGTTTTCTGTCTAACCTGCACAATCATGCTGAGGCTGGTTTTACTCATCGTACTACTCCCACACCCTTTGAGGTTGTTAGTCAGTGTCTCTGGCTTGCCTGCTGGTTTGTACGCCAGCACGGCAAGCTTGGACTCCGGTCAGCCTTCAGCGGCGATGATTTTATCGAGCATCCGGCGCGCCAACACGCCACCACCATCAATGTTCAGTTTAAGCAACTGACGGTCGGCATTCTCCAGTAAGTTGCGCTGCTGCGCTTCCAGCATTTCCAAGTCTTCTGAGAAAATCTGGCCTTGGCCTTCACGGATTTTGTCGGTCAGTTCGGTGTCGTTGGGCTTAAAGTTACGCGCCATGCCCCAGAAATACCAAATGGAGGTTTCGGTTTCGGGGGTGATGAAGTCGACCACGATGCTGGACGCTTTCTTGTCGGCCGGTGCGTCATAACCACCATGACCAGCATGCGCCACACCCACTTCGATCATGATGTGGCTGGGCGGCGTAAATCGACTGATCTGCCAGCGGTCTACCGGTACGTTTGGATCCAGGTCGTTAAAGCGCAAGGCGTTCTGCCAAAACGGCGGCGCGGGAATCTTTTCCATGGTGCGCTTGGTGACTATGGTGTCGCCGTCGCGGAACGACTCGGGTGGTTCGTCTTCAATCTCTGGCTGTCCGATGCTGGTGGAGTGCACGTAGGTTTCGTGTGTCAAATCCATCAGGTTGTCGATCATCAACTTGTAGTTGCAGTTGATGTGGTAAAGGCCGCCGCCGTAAGCCCACTCCGGGTCGTCAAACCAACTGAAGTCGGGAATGAGGCTGGGATCGGCCTGTTCGGCTTCGCCCGTCCATACCCATATAAAGCCGTAACGCTCTTCGACCGGGTAGCTGCGCACGCCGGGAAAGGCGTTCACGCGCTGGCCAGGCATGGACTTACAGTTACCATCGCAGTTCATCACCATGCCGTGGTAACCACACACGAGGTCGCCTTCATCGTTCACAAAGCCGAGCGATAGGGGCGCGCCGCGGTGTGGACAGAAGTCGGCAATGCCGACGGCCTTATTGCCTTGCGTGCGATAAAATACAATACGTTCACCACAGATTTGTCGACCGAGGGGTTTGTCGTCGATCTCATCGGGTGTGCAGGCAACGTACCAGGTGTTTTTAGGCCAAGAATGGGCAGTCGTCATTACGATCCTCCGAAGGCGGCTTTTGTCCGCTTTGTTTATTATGGATCCAAAAATAGGGTTAAGTTGGTATTTGGTCAAGTTAAATTGCGTTAATGGATCCAAAGTGGAGAAGGATTAGAGGGTCTACTTCATCCAGCTCTTGCGTCTCAACGCTGTGCAGTCAACAATTGCGACTGTTATTCGCCATGGAAGTCCTAAACATCATGAGCACCGTCAGTCGAGTCGCCGTGTCCAGCCTGCGCAAGCTCATCAGCGATGGCCACTTAAAGCCTGGTGAGAAGCTGGGTGAAGTACAGGTCGCTGAAATGCTGGGGGTATCCCGCACACCGATTCGCTTGGCGTTCCGGACGCTGGAGCAAGAAGGTCTACTGGAAAAAGCCGGTAAGCAGGGGTTTGTGGTACGCGAATTCTCGAAGGAAGACGTGATCTGCGGTTTGGAGATTCGTGGCGTCTTAGAGGGTTTGGCCGCGCGCCGCATGGCCGAGGCCGGGCTCAGTGCTGCCGCCCGTGCTACCTTGCAGCAGTGTATCAATGATGGTGATGCGCTCTTTGCTAAGCCAGACCCTACGGAAGATGATCTCTTGAGCTGGAGTGAAATCAATGCGCGCTTTCATGAGGTTATTGTGCAAGGAGCCGGCAGTCGGGCCATTGCCGATGCCATCGCGCGCAACAATCATCTGCCGTTTGCCTCTTCCGATTCCATCATTTTAGATACGCAGCATCTGGCGCAAGAGTTCAAAAAACTGCACCTGGCTCATTTGCAGCATCAAATGGTGTTTCAGGCTTTGGTGCTGGGCGAAGGCGCGCGTGTGGAAATGTTGATGCGTGAACATGCTTATATTGGTTTGCGTTATGGCGGGCTGTTCGGCTTACCCGACGCGCTGGATTAAACACTCCGTACCACCTATGGAACAGTAGGCTGCGTTAACATGGCGGCGTCAAAATTCTCCACGTTCATTCAAAAGGGCACCACCATGGCATCGTCACCACAATCGTTAGCGCATACTCACCGGGTTGGCCTCGGCTGCATGAATCTGTCGCACGCTTACGGTGTGCCACCGTCTGAAGCCGA
It contains:
- a CDS encoding M16 family metallopeptidase, which gives rise to MAQHHTEYRQTWLLRKGYAGRAQWVRALLIVATVVVGGCAGLGGVPSLPLPNNFTDGPVHYELDPLVSERTLSNGVRAVVKSLPDNGARPRIEIRLRVAAGSAQELESERGLAHFVEHMAFNGTASFPRNDIIRFFEAAGMTFGQDINAYTGFNETVYMLSIPRDQPALLDTAMQLLAEWAEAITFDPAAVVRERGVILEEWRAAGYAGEEPIWLQHHRLLHEGSLYAQRYPIGVREVFEFATTEQLRGYYDRWYRPELMTVVVSGVVDSDAILAGLESGIGQFEARTPAPQPVVSKTPWHRDTRYQVLQDNNSAQTAIVLKEVLPPIDYQQRTDVLSGLQSGLMMQVLNTRLTRLSNTLGSPLLSSQVLQDRLVDRKQVMGVRIVAREGAEQEALKLLAEETERLRRHGMTQDELDTAFAIMMGEYNNLARFLAGATSDVHANVLLSLLNLQLPPTTFEALSRAEQALFAELTLADINAYIAAVLDPPNQVVAAFLTASAADRLAWQKRDLRTTVEHARQTDLLPPAAVIGATDALPAASQPGWITEQNADVENGLIYWQLSNGLTAVIYPTDLERDKVYLRFIGLGGQMAIDQTLVPAVNMLSTISVQQGALGRDGVDLDAFMRSNEIGLNMNLGISRFSLEVSAPNAQLDSAVLLLTELLTREGADPVVLANQQQRFVQSYRNHEQTPTGRFSGAVDAMLYGNQTPFRRTTAADFAAVTEEQILAAQQLLTSSQTGYVLFIVGDVDTDALDQALTAHLAGVPLASPDAVSWSNGAAEWQNDKVVHTDNPNDRAEITRYYSTRAVPFSLMHYSANRVLNELLSTRLMEVVREDSGLAYHIEARTLWSLPQREQRLNFIHFSTDPARRDEAESLVDEVLSTLRTRPFTTQEVAEARARLVNSDQDVRSRNRGLLNEMDWLLNFDEPLSYFDKPERYYGGVTAELVNSLAVQFYLEADRFTAIHTTE
- a CDS encoding acyl-CoA dehydrogenase C-terminal domain-containing protein, producing the protein MPTYKAPVRDIEFLLYDVYDAESHYQKIGAEDASRDMLSAIIAEGAKFCEQVIAPLNQSGDQEGCTWSEDGVTTPTGFKEAYQQYVDNGWGALASPVEHGGQGLPESVGHIISEMAGTANWSWSMYPGLSHGARATIDLHGTDEQKEVYLTKLVSGEWTGTMCLTEPHCGSDLGILKTKAEENADGSYAITGTKIFISAGEHDMADNIVHIVLARLPGAPEGTKGISLFIVPKVLPDGTRNDVKCGSIEHKMGIHGNATCVMNFDGAKGFLIGPPNKGLNCMFTFMNFARIGTAIQGVASAELSFQGALTYAKDRLAMRSLSGVKNPDGPADPIIVHPDVRRMLLTQKSFAEGGRAMIMHLSQLVDIVHSDVDAEEKKMADDLLSFLTPIAKAFLTEAGLEAANLGVQVYGGHGYIQEWGMEQIVRDARISTIYEGTTGIQSLDLLGRKVLMTQGGMLKNFTKIIHKFCKEHDGAKGIKPMVKTLATLNKDWGDVTMKLGMKAMMNKEEVGGAAYDYLMYSGYITLGYYWARMAMEAQNKIAAGDKDGFYKAKLDTARFYFDRILPRAEGHKLAMLNGLDTLMAMSEEEFQYL
- a CDS encoding acyl-CoA dehydrogenase family protein, with amino-acid sequence MTDYRAPLEDMRFLLHSVFNLPEQWAAMPALNEMSGDLADAILEEGAKLCEQVLAPLNRSGDEEGCTWSAEGVTTPSGFKEAYQTLAESGWVGLGGVTEYGGQGAPKGLTVLFEEMQYSANSSLTLYNVLTAGACLSLASHGSDELKETYLPPMYEGRWSGSMCLTEPHAGTDLGMIRTKAEPQADGSYAVSGTKIFITGGEHDLTENIIHLVLAKLPDAPDGPKGISLFVVPKVLVNADGSLGERNGVTCGSIEHKMGIKGSATCVINFDGATGYLVGEANKGLNYMFTMMNYERLSIGLQGTGQAEWSYQQALAYAKDRVQSKAADANLRTEGRADPIIVHPDVRRMLMIQKAYIEAGRALGVYLGAQLDTARYHPDDTVRAKADGRVALLTPLGKAFFTDRGLECTVLAQQVFGGHGYVREWGMEQAVRDVRIAQIYEGTNGIQAMDLIGRKVLMNKGEWLADFFADIRTELADVDTAWQGQRTQVFDVMAKLEAQVRTWVNAGEPNLAGTQAYNVLELLGLITYGYLWLRMVNAEGADALKAPTAQFYFAWLWPQVDTLLQRLQAESSVLMDVAL
- a CDS encoding YqhA family protein, which translates into the protein MIEKIFRSSRFLVLVAVVASAVSCVLLYGVSINVLWNIALNVVRDLPASGDEGKSLAVSLLKLLDLLLIAITFQIITVSLYRLFIRPISVDESKFLEALDIKSFHDLKVTLSQVAVVILIVLFLEQAVETGASIETLYFGAAIGIVIVASVFAWKNMKH
- a CDS encoding PDR/VanB family oxidoreductase; translated protein: MSKTSLSMIVQVRQKTQAAADIACFELVDPHGRELPAFTAGAHIDVQADDEHLRQYSLSNASSERQRYQIAVLREPQSRGGSVAMHDKVKEGDYLQISAPRNHFAVDHDAKRSVLFAGGIGITPILAMAEEIHAHGGDFELHYSASTPENAAFVDYLKAAPFADKVTFHFTKTADGKRIDLAAMAAKPEVAVHIYVCGPEAFNDAVINTYEAAGWPKRQLHTEYFVGVDADTSGDGSFEVELARSGVKFTIPADKTVADVLIDNDIDLLTSCEQGICGTCVTKVLEGTPEHRDRYLTDDERAANDQFTPCCSRSKSKVLVIDL
- a CDS encoding aromatic ring-hydroxylating dioxygenase subunit alpha; this translates as MTTAHSWPKNTWYVACTPDEIDDKPLGRQICGERIVFYRTQGNKAVGIADFCPHRGAPLSLGFVNDEGDLVCGYHGMVMNCDGNCKSMPGQRVNAFPGVRSYPVEERYGFIWVWTGEAEQADPSLIPDFSWFDDPEWAYGGGLYHINCNYKLMIDNLMDLTHETYVHSTSIGQPEIEDEPPESFRDGDTIVTKRTMEKIPAPPFWQNALRFNDLDPNVPVDRWQISRFTPPSHIMIEVGVAHAGHGGYDAPADKKASSIVVDFITPETETSIWYFWGMARNFKPNDTELTDKIREGQGQIFSEDLEMLEAQQRNLLENADRQLLKLNIDGGGVLARRMLDKIIAAEG
- a CDS encoding GntR family transcriptional regulator, translated to MSTVSRVAVSSLRKLISDGHLKPGEKLGEVQVAEMLGVSRTPIRLAFRTLEQEGLLEKAGKQGFVVREFSKEDVICGLEIRGVLEGLAARRMAEAGLSAAARATLQQCINDGDALFAKPDPTEDDLLSWSEINARFHEVIVQGAGSRAIADAIARNNHLPFASSDSIILDTQHLAQEFKKLHLAHLQHQMVFQALVLGEGARVEMLMREHAYIGLRYGGLFGLPDALD